The genomic window AAGCATGACAAATAACAATTACATTTGATTTATCTTCATTTAATTCACCGTAAGTTTCATAAATGATTTGGAAAGACTCTAAAAGTCGTCCACTCTCTAAATATAAAGGTTCATTAAATTTTGCAATATTTGTCTCTATCTTCAAACTTTTTCCAATCTATTTTTGTTAAATTAAGGTTCGTATGGTATCAAAACTATCATAAGACTATGATTTATTATTTAATTACACCTTATACAAATCCTCAAGATTTACTTTCATAAGTTCTTGCCAAGGTAAACTTGGTGACCAAATATCAAATATTGATAAATCAATTTGCTCAAATGGCGTTCTTAAAATATATTTATGATAGACATACATAAAAGCACTTACTCTATAATTTTTTGCACAGTGAACCCAAACTTTATTTCCTCCAAGTGCTTGTAATGTATTTAAAAATAGTTTTAAATCACTTAGCTTTGGATTCTCAAAATTCACAGGAATATGAAAATAACTCATACCTAAATCTGTTACAACTTTGTTTTCATTTTCAATTGCATTTGAAGCATTGTATAAAGCCAGATTTATAACCACTTCAAAACCTTGATCTTGAATTAACTCAAATTGTTCTGCTTTTGGTTGACCTGATGTCGAAATAAGCTCATTTATTTTGATGTAATTTAAAATTGTTTCCATACTAGCTCCTTTGCATTTTTTATCATTGTATGATTTTCTTTCTTATTCATAAGTAAATTTATATATAATTGTCCATAAAAAAGATATTTAGTAGGATTTGAAAATGAATATGATAATGGCAAAATCAACAAATGCAATAAATGCATATAATTTAGTAAAAACTTTACAAAAAAGATTTGTTGATAAACTTGATATTTTAAGTGCTAAATTTGGAGAAAATAAAAGATTTGAAGATGTAATTTGGCTAAGAGAAAATGGACTTTGTGGTGGTGGAGATAGATTTGAAGCGAGGGACGAAGTTTTATTTAACACAGCAAGTGTAAATGTTTCTCAAGTTCACTATGACAAACTTCCGAATAAAAGTTTGCAAAGTGCAACAGCAATTTCAACTATTATTCATCCTAAAAATCCCAATGTTCCATCAATTCATATGCACATTAGTTTAACATGTTTAAGGGATGGAAACTCTTATTGGCGAATTATGGCTGATTTAAATCCAAGTCTTGAAAATAATGAAGATAAAAAAATATTTGATGCTTGTTTAAAAGAAATTACAAAAGAAAACTATGAAGAAGGAACAAAACAAGGGGAAAAATATTTTTTTATTCCAGCTTTAAATAGACATAGAGGTGTTTCTCATTTTTATTTAGAAAACTATAAAACTTTGGATAATCAAAAAGATTTTGATTTTGCCATGGATTTTGGTAAAGCTGTTATTGATACATATATAAATATAATTGCAAATGCTTTTGAGACGAGACAAACATTTAGTGTTTTAGATATTAAAAAACAGCTTGATTACCACACTTTATATCTTTTTCAAGTTTTAACACTTGATAGAGGTACAACTTCAGGACTTTTGGTACATGATCAAAATGATGTAGGGATTATGGGATCACTTCCTAAATTTGTAAATAAGGCTTTATTACAAACTTGGATTGTAAAAATACAAATCCCACAAAATGAATTGTTAAAAAATATTATTGATAATATTGAAAATGATGGAGTAATAAATACTCAAATAAAAGAGAAGTTAGCGCAAGTTGTGAGAATTCATTATAAAAATTACCCAGATGCACTAAAATATCAAGCAAGCGGAATGATAATTCCAAATACAGTAAATAATCACATTAAATAAAAGGAAATAATTATGAATGTAATAGAACAGTTAGAAAAGTTATTAAAAACTGAGGTTTTGATTCAAGTAAATGAAGAGATAAAAGTAATAGAAAAATTTCTTTTAAAACAAAAAGATAGTG from Arcobacter venerupis includes these protein-coding regions:
- a CDS encoding protein tyrosine phosphatase family protein, translated to METILNYIKINELISTSGQPKAEQFELIQDQGFEVVINLALYNASNAIENENKVVTDLGMSYFHIPVNFENPKLSDLKLFLNTLQALGGNKVWVHCAKNYRVSAFMYVYHKYILRTPFEQIDLSIFDIWSPSLPWQELMKVNLEDLYKV
- a CDS encoding coproporphyrinogen III oxidase, which codes for MNMIMAKSTNAINAYNLVKTLQKRFVDKLDILSAKFGENKRFEDVIWLRENGLCGGGDRFEARDEVLFNTASVNVSQVHYDKLPNKSLQSATAISTIIHPKNPNVPSIHMHISLTCLRDGNSYWRIMADLNPSLENNEDKKIFDACLKEITKENYEEGTKQGEKYFFIPALNRHRGVSHFYLENYKTLDNQKDFDFAMDFGKAVIDTYINIIANAFETRQTFSVLDIKKQLDYHTLYLFQVLTLDRGTTSGLLVHDQNDVGIMGSLPKFVNKALLQTWIVKIQIPQNELLKNIIDNIENDGVINTQIKEKLAQVVRIHYKNYPDALKYQASGMIIPNTVNNHIK